A genomic window from Anguilla rostrata isolate EN2019 chromosome 14, ASM1855537v3, whole genome shotgun sequence includes:
- the rabepk gene encoding rab9 effector protein with kelch motifs, whose amino-acid sequence MEFLPILEPEDKPRDSIWYAVVPRGGGPGVSVGHTCTYVSGKDAGKGKILIVGGANPNGSFSESHVLNLDRHEWDVPEWGGLLARYEHCSFVPESAPCSLWVFAGAHQSGNRNCVQTLQTEGGGSWRSVQVTGCPPSARTYHTSSACVGDRLFVFSGGDAGAAPVSDLQLHVFDSVSLTWHQPETQGRPPSPRHGHMVAAVGSRLYVHGGLAGEKFHSDMHCLDTATMKWERVRAKGDAPPGVASHAAATLGKSVYVFGGLTADGATNSMYRFHTDRQRWTLLKFEGDLPANRLDHSMCVVPWRVRTEGRGVGDQVSEPETVHLCFVFGGMDTHGVIHSDCVATVLP is encoded by the exons ATGGAATTTCTTCCTATCCTTGAACCAGAAGACAAGCCTCGAGATTCAATTTG GTACGCGGTGGTGCCCCGAGGAGGGGGTCCTGGGGTCAGCGTGGGTCACACCTGCACGTACGTTTCGGGCAAGGACGCGGGCAAGGGCAAGATCCTTATCGTCGGAGGAGCCAACCCTAACGGCAGCTTCTCAGAGTCTCACGTCCTGAATCTCG ACCGCCATGAGTGGGACGTCCCGGAGTGGGGGGGCCTGCTGGCGCGGTACGAGCACTGCAGCTTCGTGCCggagagcgccccctgcagccTGTGGGTGTTTGCCGGGGCCCATCAGAGCGGCAACCGCAACTGCGTACAGACCCTACAGACGGAAG GCGGCGGGTCATGGAGGAGCGTGCAGGTGACGGGGTGCCCCCCCTCGGCCAGGACGTACCACACCAGCTCCGCCTGCGTGGGGGACAGGCTGTTCGTCTTCTCTGGGGGAGACGCAGGGGCCGCGCCCGTCTCCGACCTCCAGCTCCACGTCTTCGACTCGG TGTCCCTGACCTGGCACCAGCCCGAGACGCAGGGCAGGCCTCCTTCCCCGAGGCACGGCCACATGGTGGCAGCGGTGGGCTCCAGGCTCTACGTCCACGGAGGACTCGCGGGGGAGAAGTTCCACAGCGACATGCACTGCCTGGACACCG CGACGATGAAGTGGGAGCGGGTTCGAGCCAAGGGCGACGCCCCGCCGGGCGTGGCCTCCCACGCGGCGGCGACCCTCGGGAAGAGCGTCTACGTCTTCGGGGGGCTGACTGCCGACGGGGCCACCAACTCCATGTACAGGTTCCACACCG ACAGACAGCGCTGGACCCTGCTGAAGTTCGAGGGAGACCTGCCCGCGAACAGACTGGATCATTCCATGTGTGTGGTGCCCTGGAGAGTCAGGACGGAGGGGCGCGGAGTGGGGGACCAGGTCTCCGAACCCGAGACTGTCCACCTGTGCTTCGTCTTTGGGGGAATGGACACCCACGGGGTGATCCACAGTGACTGTGTTGCAACTGTGTTGCCGTGA